The DNA segment GCTGGTCGCCCTTGGCCACAATGGCCCGGCCGCCATGCCATAATGTGATGGCCAGGGACTTGGGGGCCGTCAAGGCTTCGATCGACTGGTCGAAGATGAAATTCTTGTGCGGCCAGGCTTTGCCGCCTTTGATGCTTTTAATCATGGTTTTATTATTTTAAATAAAATCTGCGAGAATCCGCGAAAATCAGCGTCCCATTAATATCCCCGGTTTTCTCAGTACTCCACCTTCACCAAACACAGCCCGCAGGCCGGGGCGGTCTTTCCGGCCAGTGTCCGGTCCCTGGACTCCAGTATTCTCTTCATATCCTCCGGCTTAAGGTGCCCCCGGGCCGTGTCCATCATGGTCCCTACAATGATCCGGACCATGTTATGCAGAAAGCGGTCGGCCAGGATCTCAAAGCTGAGCACGCCCCCGTAATCCTTCCAGCCGGCCCGGGTCACGTTCACATTGAAATTGTCCACCTCGGCCTGGGCCGAGGCGAAGGCGGTGAAATCGTGTTTGCCCAGTATTACGTTGCACAGTTCCGGCAGGGCATCCCGGTTCAGCGGATAGAGGATCCTCCAGGCATAGCGCTCCAGCAAGGGCGAGCGCCGGGTGATGATCTGGTAGCGGTACAGCCTGCTGGTGGCGCCGAAACGGGAATGGAAATCCGGGTCGGTCTCTTCTGCATGGAGCACCGCCACATCTTTTGGAAGCAATGCATTCAGGCCCTCGTTGAAGGCTTTTAAGGGAATGTCTTTATCCGTCTTGAAATTGGCCACCTGCCCCGAGGCATGGACCCCGGCATCGGTGCGGCCCGAGCCTGTCAGCGACACCTTCTCCCCGGTCATCTGGGACAGGGCCGACTCCAGCACCCCCTGCACCGTGCGCTGCTCCGGCTGGACCTGCCATCCGGCAAAGGCCGTGCCGTCGTATTCAAGAAGAAGTTTGATGTTCCGCATTTTCAACCACACATTTACCGATTACCATAATTAGCCACAGAATGCACAAAAAGCACAATTTATTCGTCAGGTG comes from the bacterium genome and includes:
- the truA gene encoding tRNA pseudouridine(38-40) synthase TruA codes for the protein MRNIKLLLEYDGTAFAGWQVQPEQRTVQGVLESALSQMTGEKVSLTGSGRTDAGVHASGQVANFKTDKDIPLKAFNEGLNALLPKDVAVLHAEETDPDFHSRFGATSRLYRYQIITRRSPLLERYAWRILYPLNRDALPELCNVILGKHDFTAFASAQAEVDNFNVNVTRAGWKDYGGVLSFEILADRFLHNMVRIIVGTMMDTARGHLKPEDMKRILESRDRTLAGKTAPACGLCLVKVEY